One window of the Parasphingopyxis algicola genome contains the following:
- the ccmC gene encoding heme ABC transporter permease CcmC gives MHVFANPTRFLSIARPLTPWLFWGGLLLTGIAFAMGLFFSPPDYLQGELVRIMYVHVPTAWLGMGGWTGILIASLMQLVWRHPLAGIAARAIAAPGALFTALCLLTGSIWGRPAWGTWWIWDGRLTSMLVLLFLYFGFMALAAASEERASIGRVAAIFGVIGAINLPIIHYSVTWWNSLHQPQSLTLSGSAIDSSMLWPLGIATLGFTMLFGAITLFRMRAIIADIRIEARLRRLAQG, from the coding sequence ATGCACGTTTTCGCCAATCCGACCCGGTTCCTGTCGATCGCCCGCCCGCTGACCCCCTGGCTGTTCTGGGGTGGTCTGCTGTTGACCGGTATCGCCTTTGCGATGGGCCTTTTCTTTTCGCCGCCCGATTATCTCCAGGGCGAGCTTGTCCGCATCATGTATGTGCATGTGCCGACCGCTTGGCTCGGCATGGGCGGTTGGACGGGTATCCTGATCGCGAGCCTGATGCAGCTGGTCTGGCGCCATCCGCTGGCCGGCATAGCGGCGCGCGCGATCGCGGCGCCGGGCGCGCTTTTCACGGCGCTTTGCCTGCTCACCGGATCGATCTGGGGCCGCCCCGCCTGGGGGACCTGGTGGATCTGGGACGGCAGGCTGACATCGATGCTCGTGCTGCTGTTTCTCTATTTCGGGTTCATGGCGCTCGCGGCGGCCAGCGAGGAGCGCGCCAGCATCGGCCGGGTCGCCGCAATATTTGGCGTGATCGGAGCGATCAACCTGCCGATCATCCACTATTCCGTCACTTGGTGGAACTCGCTGCATCAGCCCCAAAGCCTCACGCTCAGCGGATCGGCGATCGATAGTTCCATGCTATGGCCGCTGGGGATTGCGACTCTCGGCTTCACGATGCTTTTTGGCGCGATCACATTGTTCCGGATGCGCGCGATCATTGCCGACATCCGGATCGAGGCGCGGTTGCGCCGTCTGGCACAAGGATGA
- a CDS encoding DsbE family thiol:disulfide interchange protein codes for MSTDPAIEKQTAAMKRFILWVPLAIAAIFFGFFAYALYFGNSSPQQRAIESQLIGEPMPEFALEPSLASRPGLSSADLATGEPRLVNFFASWCVPCIAEAPQLMQLRDAGVAIDAIAVRDRPQDVYAFLERWGDPYERIGADTQSEAQLALGSSGVPETFVVDGDGVIVHQHIGDIRPEHVPEILAALENAR; via the coding sequence ATGAGTACTGATCCGGCAATCGAAAAGCAGACGGCGGCAATGAAGCGCTTCATCCTCTGGGTGCCGCTCGCCATCGCGGCGATCTTTTTCGGCTTTTTCGCCTATGCCCTCTATTTCGGAAACAGCTCGCCCCAGCAGCGGGCGATCGAATCGCAGTTGATCGGCGAACCGATGCCGGAGTTCGCGCTCGAACCGTCGCTGGCCAGCCGTCCGGGACTGAGCAGCGCCGATCTCGCCACCGGCGAACCGCGGCTCGTCAATTTCTTCGCAAGCTGGTGCGTGCCTTGCATAGCCGAAGCGCCGCAACTTATGCAGCTTCGCGACGCCGGCGTCGCGATCGATGCGATCGCGGTGCGGGACCGCCCCCAGGATGTCTACGCTTTTCTCGAGCGATGGGGCGACCCTTATGAGCGGATCGGCGCCGACACGCAGAGCGAGGCGCAGCTTGCGCTGGGATCGTCCGGTGTGCCCGAGACCTTTGTCGTCGATGGCGATGGCGTGATCGTACACCAGCATATCGGCGATATCCGTCCCGAACATGTGCCCGAGATTCTGGCCGCGCTGGAGAATGCGCGATGA
- a CDS encoding cytochrome c-type biogenesis protein — translation MIRWLAIVLLAFGLSGPVHAQSRMPEAEWANRQLPDAAQEAEARELMESLRCLVCQGQSIADSDADMAQDMRALVRRRIAAGEEPEEIRNWLVDRYGRWITYDPPIDGVTWPLWLLPIALIGAGVWLARGRFRRRGKES, via the coding sequence ATGATACGCTGGCTTGCGATAGTGCTGCTGGCCTTCGGGTTGAGCGGTCCGGTCCATGCGCAATCCCGGATGCCGGAAGCCGAATGGGCCAATCGGCAGCTACCCGATGCGGCGCAGGAAGCCGAAGCCAGAGAATTGATGGAATCGCTGCGCTGTCTCGTCTGCCAGGGCCAGTCGATCGCCGATAGCGACGCGGACATGGCGCAGGATATGCGCGCGCTCGTGCGCCGCCGCATCGCCGCCGGCGAGGAACCGGAGGAGATCCGCAACTGGCTGGTCGACCGCTACGGCCGATGGATCACCTACGACCCGCCGATCGACGGCGTGACATGGCCGCTCTGGCTGCTGCCGATAGCGCTGATCGGCGCGGGTGTCTGGCTCGCGCGCGGGCGGTTCCGCCGGCGTGGCAAGGAAAGCTGA
- a CDS encoding 2'-5' RNA ligase family protein, which produces MTGEAAPIIVSALFGAEDFAWLNGLRRRHFPPERNVIDAHLTLFHHLPPSVSQELKDRLNAETRGSSPPRARLSGLMSLGRGVAFRVESPELEAIRDRLADAFTGLLTPQDQQSWRPHVTIQNKVEPAEAKGLLEQLSRDFAPRPLQIAGLASWYYRGGPWEPLSTHKFAR; this is translated from the coding sequence ATGACTGGAGAAGCCGCGCCAATTATCGTGTCCGCCTTGTTCGGAGCGGAGGATTTCGCGTGGCTCAACGGCCTGCGCCGCCGGCACTTCCCGCCGGAACGCAACGTTATCGACGCGCATCTGACGCTGTTTCATCACCTGCCGCCAAGCGTCTCGCAGGAACTGAAAGATCGCCTCAACGCGGAAACGCGGGGTTCCTCGCCGCCAAGGGCGCGGTTGAGCGGATTGATGTCGCTGGGCCGCGGAGTGGCGTTCCGGGTCGAGAGTCCCGAGTTGGAAGCGATCCGCGATCGGCTGGCGGACGCATTTACCGGCTTGTTGACGCCGCAGGACCAGCAAAGCTGGCGCCCGCACGTGACGATCCAGAACAAGGTGGAGCCCGCCGAAGCGAAGGGGCTTCTCGAGCAATTGTCACGGGATTTCGCGCCGCGACCGTTGCAGATTGCCGGCCTGGCCAGCTGGTATTATCGCGGCGGCCCGTGGGAACCGTTGTCGACCCACAAATTTGCGCGCTGA
- the ccmE gene encoding cytochrome c maturation protein CcmE produces the protein MRAKHQRLTLAIIAIVAVVAAGFLALFGLRDNAALFRTPAEISAEPVPAGQAFRLGGMVAQGSIEELPDGVSIRFLVQDAEAQVPVVYAGITPDLFAENSGVVAEGALDANGVFVADHILAKHDENYMPPELADVDLVGDPRQ, from the coding sequence ATGAGAGCGAAGCATCAGCGGCTGACGCTCGCGATCATCGCCATCGTGGCGGTGGTCGCCGCCGGATTTCTCGCGCTGTTCGGTCTGCGCGACAATGCGGCCCTGTTCCGGACGCCGGCCGAGATCTCCGCCGAACCCGTGCCTGCAGGCCAGGCATTCCGGCTCGGCGGGATGGTCGCGCAAGGGTCTATCGAGGAGCTGCCGGACGGCGTGTCGATCCGTTTTCTGGTTCAGGACGCCGAGGCCCAGGTGCCCGTTGTCTATGCGGGGATCACGCCAGATCTGTTCGCCGAGAATTCCGGCGTTGTGGCCGAGGGCGCGCTCGACGCGAACGGCGTGTTCGTAGCCGACCATATTCTCGCAAAGCATGACGAGAATTACATGCCGCCCGAACTGGCCGATGTCGATCTGGTCGGAGACCCGCGCCAATGA
- a CDS encoding tetratricopeptide repeat protein, with translation MGWFAAVGLIALVLFWLWRLAEFRGRRLEWLGAALLIGLAGYAWQGSPVLEGQPTENRRERPPEGSTDINEEFLDNRDATSERWIQFAEALNRVGNHMNAAHAIQNGIDNDPDNPDLWVALGNALLLHGEGQMNPAAQLAFERAAQIAPEHPGPPFFLGLALAQAGRLNDAEATWRTLLERTPEDAPYRADLESRLASIARAQGRPVDVPVAPAPEDETGA, from the coding sequence ATGGGCTGGTTCGCGGCGGTCGGCCTGATCGCGCTCGTCCTTTTCTGGCTCTGGCGCCTCGCCGAGTTTCGCGGGCGACGGCTCGAATGGCTGGGCGCGGCGCTCCTGATCGGCCTGGCCGGTTACGCGTGGCAGGGCAGTCCTGTCCTGGAAGGGCAGCCGACCGAAAACCGGCGCGAACGTCCGCCAGAGGGCAGCACCGATATCAACGAGGAATTTCTCGACAATCGCGATGCAACCTCCGAGCGCTGGATCCAATTCGCCGAAGCGCTGAACCGGGTCGGCAATCACATGAATGCCGCCCATGCGATCCAGAACGGGATCGACAACGATCCCGACAATCCCGATCTCTGGGTGGCGCTCGGCAACGCGCTGCTGCTGCACGGCGAAGGGCAGATGAACCCGGCCGCGCAGCTGGCCTTCGAACGGGCGGCGCAGATCGCGCCCGAGCATCCCGGTCCGCCTTTCTTCCTTGGCCTCGCGCTCGCGCAAGCGGGCCGGCTCAACGATGCGGAAGCGACCTGGCGTACGCTGCTCGAACGCACGCCCGAGGATGCGCCCTATCGCGCCGATCTGGAAAGCCGGTTGGCGAGTATCGCCCGGGCACAGGGGCGACCGGTCGATGTTCCGGTTGCCCCCGCGCCCGAGGATGAAACGGGCGCTTAG
- a CDS encoding potassium transporter Kup produces MSDSKTAHPVSGPPTRDQAVIKLALGAIGIVFGDIGTSPLYAFREAFTGHHPLALDALHLYGVLSLIFWAMMLVVTIKYVTIIMRADNRGEGGSLALLALMGGKSSGKKWSAGIVMLGVLATALFYGDSMITPAVSVLGAVEGLAVVNPSLSGWIVPIAVFILIFLFLIQRSGTAKVGAFFGPIMLFYFLTISVLGILSIVQNPEILWAFSPHYAVQFFMMEPLKAFLALGAVVLAVTGAEALYADMGHFGRKPIGVSWLAFVLPALILNYMGQGALALREGEAIMANPFFMLAPAWFQLPLLIIATLAAIIACQAVISGAFSVTQQAIQLGLMPRLRINHTNAKTIGQIYIPVVNWALMIMVVLLVLTFGNVSNLTAAYGIAVTGAMLMDTCLLTVLLFSFWKWNKLWAGLLVGLFFTVDILFFAANLTKLTDGGWVPLAVSGVAFILLTSWAKGRSLLIAQMRETAMPVQVFVKSAAGEATRVPGTAVFMTTSPEGVPHALLHNLKHNKVLHERIVLLTVSILDRPHVAEKDRVKYEDLGAGFYRIILRYGFMQDANVPKALEKVTTCGPPFRMIETSFFLARQTLLSSENPGMAPWREKLFAWMLRNAETAMQFFRLPPNRVVELGSQVEI; encoded by the coding sequence ATGAGCGATTCGAAAACTGCTCACCCCGTCTCCGGTCCGCCGACGCGGGACCAGGCCGTCATCAAGCTCGCGCTTGGTGCGATCGGCATCGTTTTCGGCGATATCGGGACGAGCCCACTCTACGCATTTCGCGAGGCGTTTACCGGCCATCACCCGCTCGCGCTCGATGCGCTGCATCTCTACGGCGTTTTGAGCCTGATCTTCTGGGCGATGATGCTCGTCGTCACGATCAAATATGTGACGATCATCATGCGCGCGGATAATCGCGGGGAAGGGGGCAGCCTGGCGCTGCTGGCGCTGATGGGCGGGAAGAGTTCCGGCAAGAAGTGGAGCGCGGGCATCGTTATGCTCGGCGTGCTCGCCACCGCGCTCTTCTACGGGGATTCGATGATTACGCCGGCCGTTTCGGTGCTCGGCGCTGTCGAGGGTCTCGCTGTCGTCAACCCCTCGCTGAGCGGCTGGATCGTGCCGATCGCGGTTTTCATTCTGATCTTCCTGTTTTTGATCCAGCGATCGGGAACGGCGAAGGTTGGCGCATTTTTTGGTCCGATCATGCTGTTCTACTTCCTGACGATCTCGGTTCTCGGCATCCTCAGCATCGTACAAAACCCGGAAATTCTCTGGGCCTTCAGCCCGCATTACGCGGTACAGTTCTTCATGATGGAGCCGCTCAAGGCGTTTCTCGCGCTCGGCGCGGTCGTGCTCGCCGTGACCGGCGCCGAAGCGCTCTACGCGGATATGGGGCATTTCGGCCGTAAGCCGATCGGTGTTTCCTGGCTCGCCTTCGTGCTGCCCGCGCTGATCCTCAACTATATGGGGCAGGGCGCGCTGGCCCTGCGCGAAGGCGAGGCGATCATGGCCAACCCCTTCTTCATGCTGGCGCCGGCCTGGTTTCAGCTGCCGCTGCTGATCATCGCCACGCTCGCTGCGATCATCGCCTGTCAGGCCGTGATTTCGGGTGCTTTCTCGGTCACGCAGCAGGCCATCCAGCTCGGCCTCATGCCGCGCCTGAGGATCAACCATACCAATGCCAAGACGATCGGCCAGATCTACATACCGGTGGTCAACTGGGCGCTGATGATCATGGTCGTGCTGCTCGTGCTGACGTTCGGCAATGTATCGAACCTGACGGCCGCCTATGGCATTGCCGTGACCGGCGCCATGCTGATGGACACCTGCCTGCTCACCGTCTTGCTCTTCAGCTTCTGGAAATGGAACAAGCTCTGGGCCGGATTGCTCGTCGGTCTGTTTTTCACCGTCGACATCCTGTTCTTCGCCGCCAACCTCACCAAACTGACGGACGGCGGTTGGGTGCCGCTCGCGGTCAGCGGCGTCGCGTTCATCCTGCTGACGAGCTGGGCCAAGGGCCGCTCGCTGCTCATCGCCCAGATGCGCGAGACCGCGATGCCGGTCCAGGTCTTCGTCAAATCCGCCGCGGGCGAAGCGACCCGCGTTCCCGGAACCGCCGTCTTCATGACGACATCGCCCGAAGGCGTGCCGCATGCACTGCTGCACAATCTCAAGCATAACAAGGTGTTGCACGAGCGGATCGTGCTTCTGACGGTCTCGATCCTCGATCGGCCCCATGTCGCCGAGAAGGATCGGGTGAAATATGAGGATCTCGGCGCCGGTTTCTACCGGATCATCCTGCGCTACGGCTTCATGCAGGACGCCAATGTGCCCAAGGCGCTGGAGAAGGTCACGACTTGCGGTCCGCCGTTCCGCATGATCGAGACGAGTTTCTTCCTCGCCCGGCAGACGCTGTTGAGTTCGGAAAATCCGGGTATGGCGCCATGGCGCGAGAAACTGTTTGCCTGGATGCTGCGTAACGCGGAAACGGCAATGCAGTTCTTCCGCCTGCCGCCCAACCGCGTGGTCGAACTCGGCAGTCAGGTTGAGATCTAA
- a CDS encoding nucleotidyltransferase family protein, with the protein MRAAIILAAGRSRRFGTANKLLSRYRGRPLLRWAIDAALGAQVGRVLVVIGADRIRAAKVVHAVRNGRVSAVFAPNHRRGHRASLLHGLRSLRASEGEALVFLGDMPLADHGLATRLVRAARGAGIAVRATHRGIPGHPVLIRDVKTVADRLIRDESPFRNGEVLRVESGPEAIRDIDRPGERFFRVGVRPR; encoded by the coding sequence GTGCGCGCGGCCATTATTCTCGCCGCAGGGCGGTCGCGACGCTTCGGAACCGCCAATAAGCTATTGTCCCGGTATCGGGGCAGGCCCTTGCTGCGATGGGCCATCGATGCTGCGCTCGGCGCACAGGTTGGGCGGGTGCTCGTCGTCATCGGCGCTGACAGAATCCGCGCTGCCAAGGTCGTCCATGCCGTCCGCAACGGCCGGGTGTCGGCCGTTTTCGCGCCGAACCACCGACGGGGTCACAGGGCCAGCCTGCTGCACGGGCTACGATCGCTTCGCGCATCGGAAGGCGAGGCCCTCGTCTTCCTCGGCGATATGCCGCTCGCGGATCATGGTCTGGCCACCCGTCTGGTTCGCGCAGCGCGCGGGGCCGGTATCGCGGTGCGCGCGACCCATCGCGGCATTCCGGGCCATCCCGTATTGATCCGCGACGTCAAAACGGTCGCCGACCGCCTGATCCGCGATGAGTCGCCATTCCGGAACGGCGAAGTCTTGCGTGTCGAATCGGGGCCGGAGGCGATCCGGGATATCGATCGTCCCGGCGAGCGGTTTTTCCGCGTGGGAGTCCGCCCAAGATGA
- the trxB gene encoding thioredoxin-disulfide reductase: protein MLILGSGPAGLSAAIYAARAGMEPIVVQGIEPGGQLTTTTEVENYPGFADIIQGPWLMEQMQKQAENCGARMMWDSIIEVDLSERPFRMKGDGGDEYVGDVLVIATGAQARWLGLDSETALRGKGLSACATCDGFFFRGKKIAVVGGGNTAVEEALYLTNHSDDVTLIHRRDELRAEKVLQDRLFAHPDITVLWDKTVDKFVGNGDPEGLVAIDLKDTKTGEISQIPAEGGFIAIGHDPATELFRGHLELDEDNYIVVEPGSTRTSVPGVFACGDVMDKIYRQAVTAAGTGCMAALDAEKFLAETEFEAELETA from the coding sequence ATGCTCATCCTCGGATCGGGCCCGGCGGGCCTCTCCGCGGCGATCTATGCCGCCCGTGCCGGCATGGAACCCATCGTTGTGCAGGGCATCGAGCCGGGCGGCCAGCTGACCACGACGACCGAGGTCGAGAATTATCCGGGCTTCGCCGACATCATCCAGGGGCCCTGGCTCATGGAGCAGATGCAGAAACAGGCGGAAAATTGCGGCGCGCGGATGATGTGGGATAGCATCATCGAGGTCGATCTTTCCGAACGGCCGTTCCGGATGAAAGGCGATGGCGGCGACGAATATGTCGGTGACGTTCTCGTCATCGCAACCGGCGCGCAGGCCCGCTGGCTCGGGCTCGACAGCGAGACGGCGCTGCGCGGCAAGGGCCTCTCCGCCTGTGCGACCTGCGACGGCTTCTTTTTCCGCGGCAAGAAGATCGCGGTGGTCGGCGGCGGCAACACGGCCGTCGAGGAGGCGCTCTACCTCACCAATCACAGCGACGACGTCACCCTGATCCATCGCCGCGACGAACTGCGTGCCGAAAAGGTGCTGCAGGACCGGCTGTTCGCCCATCCCGATATCACCGTTCTTTGGGATAAGACTGTGGATAAGTTTGTGGGTAATGGCGATCCCGAAGGGCTGGTCGCAATCGATCTCAAGGACACCAAGACGGGCGAAATCTCGCAGATTCCGGCGGAAGGCGGCTTTATCGCGATCGGTCACGATCCGGCGACCGAGCTGTTTCGCGGTCATCTCGAGCTCGATGAGGACAACTATATCGTCGTGGAGCCGGGCAGTACCCGGACGAGCGTTCCCGGCGTGTTCGCCTGCGGCGACGTAATGGACAAGATATACCGGCAGGCGGTGACCGCCGCGGGCACCGGCTGCATGGCCGCGCTCGACGCGGAAAAATTTCTCGCAGAAACCGAGTTCGAAGCCGAGCTGGAAACGGCCTAG
- the ald gene encoding alanine dehydrogenase, whose amino-acid sequence MRVGIPKEIKNHEYRVGLTPGSVFDVIQAGHEVIVETKAGCGIDFDDDDYRAVGATIVDTAADVFAGSDMIVKVKEPQAQEVAMLESRHILFTYLHLAADKPQTEGLMASGATCIAYETVTSPNRSLPLLKPMSEVAGRMSVQAGAHYLEKEQGGRGILLGGVPGVAPAKVIIIGGGVAGLNAAQMAVGLRADVTIYDISNDRLAELDTHFGNTIKTAYASKAAIEAAVKSAHLVVGAVLVPGGAAPKLITRDMLKTMKRGSVIVDIAIDQGGCFETSRPTTHEDPVYEEEGVIHYCVANMPGAVARTSTFALNNATLPYVIQLANKGPDKAMADNPHLAAGLNVSGGKIRYEAVAEALDLPFN is encoded by the coding sequence ATGCGCGTCGGAATCCCCAAGGAAATCAAGAATCACGAATATCGGGTCGGGCTTACCCCGGGCTCGGTTTTCGACGTTATCCAGGCCGGTCACGAGGTGATCGTCGAAACCAAGGCCGGCTGCGGCATCGATTTCGACGATGACGATTATCGCGCGGTCGGCGCGACGATCGTCGACACCGCGGCCGACGTGTTCGCCGGGTCGGACATGATCGTGAAGGTAAAGGAACCACAGGCCCAGGAAGTCGCGATGCTCGAGTCGCGCCACATCCTGTTCACCTATCTCCATCTCGCCGCCGACAAGCCGCAGACCGAAGGGCTGATGGCTTCGGGCGCGACCTGCATAGCCTATGAGACGGTCACTTCGCCCAACCGCTCCTTGCCACTACTCAAACCGATGAGCGAAGTCGCGGGCCGGATGTCGGTCCAGGCCGGCGCGCATTATCTCGAGAAAGAGCAAGGTGGACGCGGCATCCTGCTCGGTGGCGTACCCGGCGTGGCGCCCGCCAAGGTCATCATCATCGGAGGCGGTGTCGCCGGCCTCAACGCCGCGCAAATGGCTGTCGGCCTGCGCGCCGACGTTACGATCTACGATATCAGCAACGACCGGCTTGCCGAGCTCGACACCCATTTCGGCAATACGATCAAGACCGCTTATGCGTCGAAGGCGGCGATCGAAGCCGCCGTCAAATCGGCGCATCTCGTAGTCGGCGCGGTCCTGGTTCCGGGCGGCGCGGCGCCGAAGCTGATCACTCGCGACATGCTCAAGACCATGAAGCGCGGCTCGGTGATCGTCGATATCGCGATCGATCAGGGCGGCTGTTTCGAAACCTCGCGGCCGACGACGCATGAAGACCCGGTCTATGAGGAAGAAGGCGTCATCCATTATTGCGTCGCCAACATGCCCGGAGCCGTCGCGCGGACCTCCACCTTCGCGCTCAACAATGCGACGCTGCCCTATGTCATCCAGCTCGCGAACAAAGGGCCGGACAAGGCGATGGCGGACAATCCGCATCTCGCTGCCGGTCTCAACGTTTCGGGCGGCAAGATTCGTTACGAGGCGGTGGCCGAGGCGCTCGACCTGCCGTTCAACTAA
- a CDS encoding heme lyase CcmF/NrfE family subunit translates to MIAEAGLAALWLAAALCGLQLVFGVMALRSDGSGAVSAIRPVAIVQGLLTLFSFAMLVWLFLRTDLSVELVAANSHSAKPWLYKFSGTWGNHEGSMLLWVAILALSGSLVAMFESRLKERTLTATLAAQAAIGIGFYAFLIFASNPFARLSPAAPEGRGLNPLLQDPGLAFHPPTLYVGYVGLSIAFSFAVGALLTRDVGPTFARAMRPWVLASWIFLTIGIAAGSYWAYYELGWGGWWFWDPVENASLMPWLAATALLHSVTVLATRDALRAWTIMLAVVAFSMSMLGTFLVRSGVLTSVHAFAVDPQRGTFILGLLILYIGGALALYAMRVGTVREGSQFEFVSREGALVANNLLLSAILGIVLIGTLYPLGVEAVTGEQLSVGPPYFNATAGPLALLLVAAMAIGPLLRWRRDQWRNVMGRISLPVLVAALALMGLVLLTSPIGILPMLGLILAAGVAAASIAPLWKRNLRRTPMFVYGMVIAHLGIAVSMAGMAFESAFSEEVLVAASPGETHEVGPYAVTFDGTRPVAGANWTAVEGGLTVQRGEGEAFVLTPQSRMFSSPQTETNEAAIRTAWNGQLYTVLGSSDGAGRSQLRLWWKPFVTLIWLGALLIALGGLLSLIGRVRRERRTMEREAWA, encoded by the coding sequence ATGATCGCCGAAGCCGGTCTCGCCGCCCTGTGGCTCGCCGCCGCGTTGTGCGGACTTCAGCTGGTGTTCGGCGTGATGGCGCTCCGATCCGACGGCAGCGGGGCCGTCAGCGCGATCCGGCCGGTCGCGATCGTCCAGGGCCTCTTGACCCTGTTCTCGTTCGCGATGCTGGTCTGGCTGTTCCTGCGGACGGACCTGTCGGTCGAACTGGTTGCCGCGAACAGCCATTCGGCCAAGCCGTGGCTGTACAAATTTTCCGGCACCTGGGGCAATCATGAGGGATCGATGCTGCTCTGGGTGGCGATCCTCGCCTTGTCCGGATCGCTGGTTGCGATGTTCGAAAGCCGGCTCAAGGAACGGACGCTGACCGCGACACTAGCGGCGCAGGCGGCCATCGGCATCGGTTTCTACGCTTTCCTGATCTTCGCCTCGAATCCCTTCGCGCGCCTCAGCCCGGCCGCGCCGGAGGGCAGGGGGCTCAACCCCTTGTTGCAGGACCCCGGGCTCGCCTTCCATCCGCCGACTTTATATGTCGGTTATGTCGGTCTTTCGATCGCATTTTCCTTCGCCGTCGGGGCGCTGCTGACGCGCGATGTCGGGCCGACCTTCGCCCGCGCGATGCGACCATGGGTGCTGGCGTCCTGGATATTCCTGACGATCGGGATCGCGGCGGGCAGCTATTGGGCCTATTACGAGCTTGGATGGGGTGGCTGGTGGTTCTGGGATCCGGTCGAGAACGCGTCGCTGATGCCCTGGCTCGCCGCGACGGCCCTACTGCATTCGGTCACGGTTCTCGCGACCCGCGATGCATTGCGCGCCTGGACGATCATGCTGGCGGTCGTCGCTTTCTCCATGTCGATGCTGGGCACCTTCCTCGTCCGATCCGGTGTGCTGACAAGCGTTCACGCCTTTGCCGTCGACCCGCAGCGCGGGACGTTCATCCTCGGCCTGCTGATTCTCTATATCGGCGGCGCTCTGGCGCTCTATGCCATGCGCGTCGGCACGGTGCGGGAGGGATCGCAATTTGAATTTGTGAGCCGCGAAGGCGCGTTGGTGGCGAACAATCTTCTGCTCTCGGCGATCCTCGGCATCGTCCTGATCGGCACACTTTATCCGCTCGGCGTTGAGGCCGTGACCGGCGAGCAACTTTCCGTCGGCCCGCCCTATTTCAACGCCACGGCGGGGCCGCTCGCGCTGCTGCTCGTCGCGGCGATGGCGATCGGCCCGCTCCTGCGCTGGCGGCGCGACCAGTGGCGCAACGTGATGGGCCGCATTTCGCTGCCGGTGCTGGTCGCCGCGCTGGCGCTGATGGGGCTCGTCCTGCTGACGTCACCGATCGGCATCCTGCCGATGCTCGGGCTGATCCTCGCCGCCGGTGTCGCCGCGGCCAGCATCGCGCCGCTCTGGAAGCGCAACCTGCGCCGGACGCCGATGTTCGTCTATGGAATGGTGATCGCCCATCTCGGCATTGCCGTCAGCATGGCCGGCATGGCCTTCGAAAGCGCGTTCAGCGAGGAAGTGCTGGTCGCTGCCAGCCCGGGGGAAACTCACGAGGTGGGGCCCTATGCCGTAACCTTTGACGGGACGCGCCCGGTAGCCGGGGCGAACTGGACGGCGGTGGAGGGCGGCTTGACCGTACAGCGCGGGGAAGGCGAGGCATTTGTCCTGACACCGCAGTCCCGCATGTTCTCCTCGCCCCAGACCGAAACCAACGAAGCCGCGATCCGGACGGCCTGGAACGGGCAGCTATATACCGTACTCGGCAGCAGCGACGGAGCGGGACGCTCTCAGCTGCGCCTCTGGTGGAAACCGTTCGTGACCCTGATCTGGCTCGGGGCGCTGCTGATCGCGCTCGGCGGCTTGCTCTCGCTCATCGGCCGCGTCCGGCGCGAGCGGCGGACCATGGAACGCGAGGCATGGGCATGA
- a CDS encoding DUF3775 domain-containing protein — protein MELETPLDMICRIIVRAREWDAQVPSNEPDEVDEDGPVSTDDEYDVMIDEKNDSVEAEIEAALDDLAEDQIAEVLALAWVGNGTFEATDWDEALAAAADPDSDPAADQLMEMPMLAAYLDAGLEAFGLSCEGIGQID, from the coding sequence ATGGAACTCGAAACACCGCTCGACATGATTTGCCGGATCATCGTTCGGGCCCGGGAATGGGATGCGCAGGTACCCTCCAACGAACCCGACGAGGTGGACGAAGACGGCCCCGTTTCGACCGACGACGAATATGACGTGATGATCGACGAGAAGAATGATTCGGTCGAAGCGGAGATCGAGGCCGCGCTCGACGATCTCGCCGAAGACCAGATCGCCGAGGTGCTCGCGCTGGCCTGGGTCGGCAACGGTACGTTCGAGGCGACGGACTGGGACGAAGCGCTGGCCGCGGCGGCCGATCCGGACAGCGATCCGGCTGCGGACCAGTTGATGGAGATGCCGATGCTCGCCGCCTATCTCGACGCCGGGCTGGAGGCTTTCGGCCTCAGCTGCGAGGGGATCGGCCAGATCGACTGA